The DNA region GGCCCCGCGCTCCGTGCTGTGCATCGCGCAGGACGCGTCCGGGGCGCTGGTGACGCAGCGCATGGTCGAAAGCGCCGAAGGCCTGGTGACGGCGCAGGCGGCGGCGGACGCCGCGATCGTGGCCGCTGAGGACGGACACGCAGCGCTGGAAGCCAGCCTGGTTGCCGCCGACCTGGTCATCTGCCAGACCGGCTGCGTGGGGCACAACGCCTACTGGCGCGTGGAGGACCATTGCCGGCGTACAGGCAAGCCCTGCGTGCTGGTGGACCAGCCGCAGGTCGTGCACGTGCTGCGCGGCCAGCACAGCGCGCACGTCCCGCACGGCGTGCTGCTGGCGGAAGCGGCTGCCCCGGCCGGACGTTGAGCGGCTCCGCTGCCGGCCTCTTTATTTTGCTATAAAATTAATAGCTGATTGCGCTTGTGGAATAAGCGCCAGAGGCCAAAAAGGCTTGAATTCTTAAGCCTCAAGCCATGGTCATCAGGCTGGCGTTGCCGCCTGCCGCGGCCGTGTTCACGCTCAGCGCGCGCTCGATCACCAGCCGCTCCAGCGGGATGTCCGTGGCGCCCGGGGCCAGGCCGGTGACGCCGACGATGGCGCCAGGGCGCTGCGCCACAGCCGCGCACACGCGGCGCAGGGAATCGGCATCGCCATGGTGGAGCACGGCGTCCAGCGCCACCGCGCCGTCCTGCCAGTCGCTCACCAGGGCGATGCGCTCCTGCACCGTTGCTGGCAGCTGCCCGCGCAGCGCGGCGGCTTCGTGCTGCGGCCACACGGCCGTCCCACCGACCGCCAAGATGGCCGCCAGCTGGGCCAGCCGGTCGCCGTCCGATGCGGCCAGGCACAGGGTGCGGGCGCGGGGCGCCAGCGTGTACTGGTTGCGTTCCCCAGTGGGGCCTGGCAGCGTGGCCGACAGCCCGGCCACGCTGGACTGGCCCAGCGCGGCGCAGGCGGCGACCAGCGCCGTGCGGCCGCCCGCGTGGGCCCATTCGGCCAGCGCGTGCAGCGTCGGCTGCAGCGCGGTGCGGGCCTGCGCGTCGGGCGCGACAGTGGCGGTGCTGGCGATGGCCGCCTGCGCCGCGCCGGCCGGGTGCTGCGACAGCAGGCGCAGCAGGTAGAGCGGTCCGCCCGCCTTGGGGCCTGTGCCCGACAGGCCTTCTCCGCCGAAGGGCTGAACGCCCACCACGGCGCCCACCATGTTGCGGTTCACGTACACGTTGCCGGCATGGGCGCGCTGCACCACGCGCTCCACCGTCTCGTCGATGCGCGTGTGCAAGCCCTGAGTGAGGCCGTAGCCGGTGGCGTTGATCTGGTCGAGCAGCGCGTCCATGCGCTCGCGGGCATAGCGCACCACGTGCAGCACGGGGCCAAACACCTCGCGCTGCAACTCGGCGATGCTGTTCAGCTCGATGAGCGTGGGTGCCACGAAGGTGCCGGCTGCCGCTACCTCGCCCGCCACGCCTTGCTGGAACACGCGGCGGCCCTGCGCGCGCAGGGCGCTGATGTGCTGCTCGATGCCAGCACGAGCCTCCTCGTCGATCACCGGGCCCACGTCCACGGCCAGCGCACCCGGGTTGCCCACGTGCAGCTCGGCCATGGCGCCCTGGAGCATGGCGATCACGCGGTCGGCCGCGTCCTCCTGCACGCACAGCACGCGCAGGGCGGAGCAGCGCTGGCCTGCGCTGTCGAAGGCCGAGGCCACCACGTCCACCACCACCTGCTCCACCAGCGCGGAAGAGTCCACGATCATCGCGTTCTGGCCGCCGGTCTCGGCGATCAGCGGGATCGGCCGGCCGTTCGCATCCAGGCGCCCGGCCACGCTGCGCTGGAGCAGGCGCGCAACGTCGGTGGAGCCTGTGAACATCACGCCCATCACCCGCGCGTCGCCCACCAGGCGCGCGCCCACGGTCTCGCCCCGGCCCGGCAGCAGCTGCACGGCACCGGCCGGCACGCCGGCCTGGTGCAGCAGGCGCACGGCCTCGGCGGCCACCAGGGGCGTTTGCTCGGCGGGCTTGGCCAGCACCGTGTTGCCGGCCGCCAGCGCGGCGGCCACCTGGCCCAGGAAGATCGCCAGCGGAAAGTTCCAGGGGCTGATGCACACCACCGGGCCCAGCGGCCGGTGCGTGGCGTTGTCGAAGTGCTCGGCCGTCTGCACCGCGTAGTAGCGCAGAAAGTCCACCGCCTCGCGCACCTCGGCGATGGCGTTGGCGGCGGTCTTGCCGGCCTCGCGCATCAGCAGGCCGAGCAGCGGCACGGTGCTGTCCTCCAGCAGGTCGGCCGCGCGGCGCAGCGCGGCGGCGCGCTCGGCGGGCGCCACGCCAGACCAGGCCGGCAGTGCGGACTGCGCGGCCTGCAGCGCGGTGTCCACATCGGCCTCGGCCGCTTCCTGCACCTGGCCGACCACGGCGGCGTGCTGCGCCGGGTTGCGCACGGCCGTGGTGGCTCCGCCGGCAACGGGCCCGTCGATGATCGGCGCGGCATGCCACTGCTGGCCCGCGCTGGCGGCCAGGGCCGCGTCGAGCGTGCGCAGCACGTCTTCGCTGGACAGGTCCAGCCCGGCCGAGTTGGCGCGGCGCGGGCCGTAGAGCTGGCGCGGCAGCGGAATGCGCGGGTGGGGCAGGGCGGCCCGGCCTTCGGCGGCGGTGTCCGCGTCCACCGTGGCCACCGGGTTGCCGACAAGCGCTTCCAGCGGCAGGGTGGCATCGGCCACGCGGTTCACGAATGAGGTGTTGGCGCCGTTTTCCAGCAGCCGGCGCACCAGGTAGGCGAGCAGCGTCTCGTGCGTGCCCACGGGGGCGTAGATGCGGCAGGGCCGGCCCAGCTTGCCGGCCGCCAGTGGGCCCACGACCTGCTCGTACAGCGGCTCGCCCATGCCGTGCAGGCACTGGAACTCGTACTGCCCGGGCTGGTAGGTGGCGGGGTCTGCCAGCTGGTAGATGGTGGCCAGCGTCTGCGCGTTGTGCGTGGCGAACTGCGGGTACACGGCCTCGGGCGCGGCCAGCAGCTTGCGCGCGCAGGCGATGTACGACACATCGGTGTGCGACTTGCGCGTGTAGACGGGGTAGTCGGCCAAGCCGTCGACCTGGGCGCGCTTGATCTCGCTGTCCCAATAGGCACCCTTGACCAGGCGGACCATCAGCCGGTGGCCGCTGCGGCGGGCCAGGTCGACACAAAAGTCGATCACAAAGGGGCAGCGCTTCTGGTAGGCCTGGATCACGAAGCCGATGCCGTTCCAGCCCGCCAGCGACGGTGCATGGCACAGCCGCTCCAGCAGGTCGAGCGACAGCTCCAGCCGGTCGGCCTCTTCGGCGTCGATGTTCAGGCCGATGTCGTAGCCGCGGGCCAGTTCCACCAGCTGCAGCACGACGGGGTAGAGCTCGTCCATCACGCGCGCGTGCTGGGCGCGGCTGTAGCGCGGGTGCAGGGCCGACAGCTTGATGGAGATGCCCGGGCCTTCGTACACGCCGCGGCCGTTGGAGGCCTTGCCGATGGCGTGGATGGCGTCCACGTACGACTGCATGTAGCGCGCGGCGTCCTGGGCGGTAAGGGCGGCCTCGCCCAGCATGTCGTACGAATAGCGAAAGCCCTGGGCTTCCAGCGGCCTGGCATTGGCGAGCGCCTGGGCGATGGTCTCGCCGGTCACGAACTGCTCGCCCATCATGCGCATGGCCATGTCCACGCCCTTGCGGATCAGCGGCTCGCCGCCCTTGGCGGTGAGCTTGCGCAGCGCGGCGCTCAGGCCGCGCTCGCTGTGCGTGGCCACCAGCTTGCCCGTGAGCAGCAGGCCCCAGGTCGCAGCGTTGACGAAAAGCGAGGGGCTCTTGCCCAGGTGCGGCTCCCAGTCGCCGGTGCTGATCTTGTCGCGGATCAGCGCATCGCGCGTGGCGGCATCGGGAATGCGCAGCAGCGCCTCGGCCAGGCACATCAGCGCCACGCCCTCCTGCGACGACAGCGCGAACTCCTGCAGCAGGCCCTGCACGATGCCGGCGCGTCCGCCGGCCGCCTTGCGGTGGCGCAGCGTGTCGGCCAGGCGCAGGGCCAGGGCCTGGATGTCGGCTCCCACGCTGTGCGGCACGCGGGCCAGGTGCAGCAGCGGTGCCAGCGCTTCGGGCTCGGGCCGGCGGTAGGCCGCCGTGATGGCATGGCGCAGCGGGTGGTTGTCCGCGCCGCGGTGCGCGAATGACGGGGCGGCTGCAGTGTGGGCGGTGGCGATGGTCATAGACGTAATGGAGGCGGGGCGGGGCGTCGGCGGATCCGATGACGGGACGGGATGATGATTGGCGCCATCATCTGGCGAATCTGATCGAATAAATGTTCGAAAATAAAGCCATTCGCCTCATAAAAATCTATCCATGGCCATTGAGCAAAACGATCTGGACCGCATCGACCGCAAGATCCTGAAGATCCTGCAGGAAGACGGGCGCATCGCCAACCTGAAGCTGGCCGAGAGCGTTGCCCTGTCGCCCACCGCGGTGCTGGCCCGGGTGCAGCGGCTGACGCGTGACGGCTACATCCTGGGCTACGAGGCGCGGCTCAACCCGCTGAAGCTGGGCGCGGGCATGCTGGTGTTCGTCGAAGTGCTGCTCGACCGCACCACGCCCAATGTGTTCGATGAGTTCAAGGCGGCGGTGCAGGTGCACCCGGCCATCATGGAATGCCACATGGTGGCGGGCGGCTTCGACTACCTGCTCAAGACCCGCAGCGCCGATATGACGGCCTACCGCGAGTTCGCCGGCAACGTCCTCTGGCAACTGCCCGGCGTGCGCGAGACGCGCACCTACGCGGTGATGGAAGAGGTCAAGCATTCCACCCACCTGCATCTGGGCTGACGCAGCCCCGGGGCCATCGCCGGCTGGAGCCGGTCCGGCTTCTCCGCAATAATGCCCTGCACATTTTCAGAAACGAGGACACACACCATGCAACCAGCCATCCGCTACGCCGCCGCGGCCCTGCTGGCGGGCCTGGCCAGCCAGGGCGCGTCGGCCGCCTGCTACCAGGTCTATGGCGCCGACCAGCAGCTCGTCTACCGCTCGACCGTCCCGCCGGTCGACATGGCGCCCCAGCTGCACCAGACCGTGCCCCAGGTCGTGCCCGGCGGCACCATGGTGTTCACGCTGGACAACAACGGCTGCGAGTTGGAAATCAACCGCCTGCCCACCGCGGCCACCGGCAGCGGCTACGGCGGCTTCGTGCAGCGCCCGCCGCGCGCCGACCGGGGCTGAGGCGGGCTCCCTCGCTCTGAGACAATCGTGGGGTATGAGCGACCCCACAGAACAATCCTCCCCCAACGATCTCCCCCCCGGCTGGCTCGACAGTGACGTCCATGGACATGGACGCCCAGGGCGTGGCCCGCAAGCCCGATGGCAAGGTCGTCTTCATCGACGGCGCTCTCACCTTCGAGATCGTCAGCGCCAACACCCACCGCAAGAAGAACAACTGGGAGCAGGCCAGCCTCACGGCCATCCACCGCGAATCGCCCCAGCGCGTACGCCCGGGCTGTCCGCACTTCGGCCTGCACGGCGGCGCCTGTGGCGGCTGCAAGATGCAGCATCTGCATGTGGGCGCGCAGGTCGCCGCCAAACAGCGCGTGCTGGAAGACAACCTCTGGCACCTGGGCAAGGTCAAGCCCGAGACGGTGATGCGCCCCATCGAAGGGCCGGCCTGGGGCTACCGCTACCGTGCCCGCCTGGCCGTGCGCCACGTCATCAAGAAGGGCACGGTGCTGGTGGGGTTCCACGAGCGCAAGAGTCGCTACATCGCCGACATGGGCGTGTGCCCCGTGCTGCCGCCGCATGTGAGCGCCATGCTCATGCCGCTGCGGGCCCTGATCGCGTCCATGGACGCGCGCGACACCTGCCCGCAGATCGAGCTGGCCTGCGGTGACGACGTCACGGCCCTGGTGCTGCGCCACCTGGAGCCGCTGTCGGACGGTGACCTTGCCAAGCTGCGCGCCTTTGCCGCGGAGCACGGCGTGCAATGGTGGCTGCAGGCCAAGGGGCCGGACACCGTGCGGCTTCTGGACGAAGGCGGCCCGCAGCTGTCTTACGCGCTGCCCGATTTCGGCATCGTCATGCCCTTCAAGCCGACCGACTTCACGCAGGTCAACCCGCACATCAACCGGGTACTGGTCAGCAAGGCGCTGCGCCTGCTGGGCGCCGGCAAGGACGAGCGCGTGATCGACTGGTTCTGCGGCCTGGGCAACTTCACGCTGCCCATCGCCACCCAGGCCCGCGAGGTGCTGGGCATCGAGGGCAGCGAGGCGCTGGTGGCCCGTTCACGTGAAAACTATGTGTCCAATCAGGCTCTGGCGCCCGCTGGTCAATCGCTTGCAGCTACATCTTTCGTAGCGCGCAACCTGTTCGAGATGACGCCCGAGATGCTGGTCGCCGACGGCGTGGCCGACAAGTGGCTGGTCGACCCGCCGCGCGAGGGCGCCTTCGCCCTGGCCAAGGCCCTCGCCGATATCCACCAGGCCCGCATCGGCGCCGAGGACGCGCCGCCCCTGCCGGCCGCAGCCGAGGGCTGGACGCCGCCCCAGCGTATCGTCTACGTCAGCTGCAACCCCGCCACGCTGGCGCGCGACGCCGGGCTGCTGGTGCACCAGGCCGGCTACCGCTGCGTGGCGGCGGGCGTGGTCAACATGTTCCCGCACACGGCGCACGTGGAAAGCATGGCGGTGTTCGAACGCGCCTGATCGGTTGACGCTCCTGCGCACCGCGCAAGCAAAAGCCACGCTCCAGGAGCGTGGCTTTTTTCATGGAGAGGGTCGTAGAGGAAAAAGGGCCTCGGGAGTTGCCCGAAAGCCATATAGGGATGAAATATGCCCCTGGCCCTTATTTAAAAAGCGCAGGCAGCTATCAATAAGTGAGCGTGTGCGCTGGGTGGCCGTCAGCTGCGGTTGCGGTCGGCGCCGGGCTCGCGGGTTTCGGTCTCGATCTCGTCGGAGCGGCGGGGGGCGGCCGGCTTCTCGACCTTGCCCAGGACGGACGGCGTGCCCTCGATCTTGTTCTCGCGCATGTACTGATCCATCTCCTTCCAGCCGGCGAAGACCTGGGCCTTGTTGGCCTTGGGGTTCAGCGTGAAGCAGTCCTCCAGCCCGCGCAGCGCGTGCCGGCAGGCGCCGCCCACGGCCTTGGCCTCGGCTTCGCGCTGGGTGACGCGCGGGTCGGGCCCGAGGCCGGGGATCTCGCAGCCGGCGAGCAGCAGCACGGCCAGCGAGGCCGCGGTCCAGCGCGAGGAGGGGAGGTGGAGAGAGGCGGGCATGTCTCCTGATTATCGGCACGCCCTGCCGGGGGTTGAGGAGCAAGTGCGGCCCCGGGCGCAAAAAAAGGCCTCCGGAGAGGCCTTTCGAAGAGCGGGTGGCTGCCGCGCGTCAGTCGCGCTCGCCGCCCATGATGCCCAGCAGCGCCAGCAGGCTCTGGAACACGTTGAAGATGTCCAGGTACAGGGCCAGCGTGGCACTGATGTAGTTGGTTTCGCCGCCGTCCAGGATCTGCTTCAGGTCGTACAGCATGTAGGCGCTGAAGATGCCGATGGCAGCCACCGAGATGGCCATCATGCCGGCGGACGAGCCCACGAACACGTTGATGATGGCGCCCACCATGAGCACCATCGCGCCCACGAACAGCCACTTGCCCATGCCCGACAGGTCACGCTTGATGACGCTGGCCAGGCTGGCCATCACGAAGAACACGCCTGCCGTGCCGGCGAAGGCCGTCATGATCAGGTCGGCGCCGTTCTTGAAGCCCAGCACCATGCCGATCAGGCGCGACAGCATCAGGCCCATGAAGAACGTGAAGGCCAGCAGCACCGGCACGCCGGCGGCGGAGTTCTTGGTCTTCTCGATCGCGAACATGAAACCGAACGCGCCGCCCAGGAATACGATCAGGCCCACGCCACCGCGCAGCGACTGCGTGATGCCCGTGGAAACGCCGATCCAGGCACCCAGCACCGTGGGCAGCAGGCTCAGCGCCAGAAGCCAGTAGGTGTTGCGCAGCACCTTGTGGCGTTGCTCCTGCGAAATGCCGTAGCCCGCGGAGCCATAGTTGGTGACTTCGGTGTTCATCTTGTATCTCTCCTTGGTTCGCCTGCACAGCGCAGACGATCAAATTCTAGGTGGTGGCCCCAAGGCCCCGTTGCAATACCCTCCCGCACTCCCGTACTTTTAGGATGCAATCTTTTGACCCGGCCGCCGGCCCACCGCCGGGTGGTTGCCAGTATGCTCGAAGCGCGCTTCCGCCGGGGCTCTGCGCCCCGTCCCGTCCGCCGGGGCATCACCCCCTTCTTTTCCTCTTCCCATCCGTTTCCACACCATGAAGACCAAGCCCGTAATCGAACTGTCCGACGTCAAGAAGATCGCCGCCGCCGCCGAAGCCGAAGCGCTGCAGAACCAGTGGGCGGTGACCATCGCCATCGTGGACGACGGCGGGCACCTGCTGTGGCTGCAGCGCCTGGACGGCGCGGCCGCCACGTCGGCCGGCATCGCCCCGGCCAAGGCCCACACGGCTGCGCTGGCCCGCCGCGAGAGCAAGGCCTTCGAGGACATCATCAACAACGGCCGCACGGCCTTCCTGACCGCCCCCGGCATCGAAGGCCTGCTCGAAGGCGGCGTGCCGATCATGAAGGACGGCCAATGCCTGGGCGCCGTGGGCGTCAGCGGCGTGAAGTCCACCGAAGACGCGCAGATCGCCCGCGCCGGCATCGCTGCTCTCGGTCTCTGATCTGCAGGCTCGCCAGCAGCCGCTGGCGGAGCCGCGCCCCGTTCTCGGTGATGGGGGGCGCAATAAAAAAACCGGCCTCGAGGGCCGGTTTTTTATGGGTGTTGTGACAGCGTGGAAAAAGCGCCTGGCTACGCGAGCATGCCCGTTGGCTGGCCAATACGACCCGTGTGGCTGGACGGAGCCAGCCAGGAGTCGCCCCACGATGAAACTCATTTGGTCAGGATCAGCTTTCCGAGCTTGGTCGCCTGCAGGCGGTAGACCGAGCCGTTGTGGAAGATGGATACGGTCTTCTGCCCCTGCAGCAACGACTTGCTGTCCACGGTGGCGGCAGGCGAGCCGTCCCGACCCTGGAGGCCTGCGGCTTGGCCGTCGAACGACGAGGCGCCCAGGAACGATGCGGAAGGGTTGGCGGTCAGTGTGGCTTGCATGAGAACTCTCCGTGCTTTGCGATTTGATTAATGATAACCATTCGCAATTGATCGTCAAGGAGGCGCTGGTCTTTTTTTGTAAGAACGATCTCACTGCGGATCGGTCACGAACCCGATCTTGCGCACGCCGGCGCGCTGCGCGGCCGACATGGCCTGTGCCACGCGCTCGTAGCGCACTTCCTTGTCGCCGCGGATGTGCAGATCCGGCTGCGGGTCCTTGACAGCTTCGGCCTTCAGGCGCGGTTCCAGTTCCTCGTCGGTGATGGTGGTCTCGTTCCAGTGGTACTTGCCATCGGCGGTGACCGACAGGCGGATGGTTTCCGGCTTGATGTCCTCGCGTTGGTTCGAAGCCTTGGGCAGGTCCACGGGCACGGCATGCTTCATCACGGGCACGGTGATGATGAAGATGATGAGCAGCACCAGCATGACGTCCACCAGGGGCGTCATGTTGATCTCGTTCATCACCTCATCGGCGTCGTCTTGCGTTCCGAATGCCATGGCGCATCAACCCTTCTTGATCGGCAGACCCTTGCTCTCGCCGGGCGCGCTCACGCGGGCACCGGTCACGAAATAGGCATGCAGGTCGTGCGCAAAGCTGTTGAGGTTGTTCAGAATGGACTTGTTGCCGCGCACCAGCGCGTTGTAGCCCAGCACGGCGGGGATGGCCACGGCCAGGCCCAGGGCCGTCATGATCAGCGCCTCGCCGATGGGGCCGGCCACCTTGTCGATGGTCGACTGGCCCGACGTGCCGATGGCCACCAGGGCGTGGTAGATGCCCCACACGGTGCCGAACAGGCCGATGAACGGGGCCGTCGAGCCTACCGAGGCCAGGATGGCCAGGCCGGATTGCAGGCGGGCCGTGAACTCGTCGATGGAGTTGCGCAGGCTGCGGGTCACCCAGTCGCTCACATCCAGGCTGTCGTGCAGGTGGGCCTTGGTGTTGCGGTGGTGGGCCGTGGCTTCCCGGCCTTCCAGTGCCAGATGGCGGAAGGGGTTCTGCGGATCCTGGCCGAGCTTGTTCATGCCGGCGGCGAAGTCTTCGCTGTGCCAGAAGTCACGCGCCGCACGGGCGTGCTTCTTGAACTTCACGATGTCCAGGGCCTTGATGAGGATGACGATCCACGACGCCAGCGACATGCCGAGCAGCAGCACGGCCACGGCCCGGGTCACAAAGTCGCCTTGAATCCAGACGTTGGCGATGCCGAAATGCGATTCCATGAAAACTCCTGAAAATTATTCGAGAACAAAATTGACGGGGACCAGGTTCCACATGGTCTCGGGGACACCGTTGCGCTTGCCGGGCACGAAGCGCCAGCGCATCACGGCGTCCTGCGCCTGGCGGTCCAGCCGTTCGAAGCCGCTGGACTTGTTGATTTCCACCTTCTGAGGCAGGCCGTCCGTGCCGATCAACACGCGCAGCACGACCTTGCCCTGCTCACCCAACCGCTTGCTGATGGCGGGGTACGTAGGCTTGGGGTTGTTCAGATAGGCGGCATCGCTCGAGGGCAATTCGATCTTGGGCGGCGCTGGCGGTGCCGGGGGGGCAGGCGCGGGCGCCGGGGGGGCTGCCGGGGCCTCGATGGGCGGCGCTGGCGGCTGGGGTTCTACGATGCCCGTCGGGGCATTCGGCGCAGGCGCGGGCGAGGGGACGGCCACCGGCATCGGCGCAGGGCGGGGCGCTGCCTTGGGGGGCGCGGGCTTCGGCGGCGGCGGGGGAGCCGGCTTGGGCGGGGGAGGGGCCGGCGGCGCGGGTGGCGCGATGAATTCGCTGAGCACCTCCGCCGGCACGATGACTTCGGCCGCACGGCGCAGCAGGCCCGACTGCAGCGCCCACAGCGCCGCCACATGCAGTACCACCACGGAGCCCGCGATCACGGCGTTGCGGCTCAAGCCCCCGGAGGAGCCATATCGATCAAACTGGGACATAAAAGTGATAGCTGCCGGCGCTGTATCCACAAGCGCCAGAGGCCAAAAAGA from Paracidovorax wautersii includes:
- the putA gene encoding trifunctional transcriptional regulator/proline dehydrogenase/L-glutamate gamma-semialdehyde dehydrogenase translates to MTIATAHTAAAPSFAHRGADNHPLRHAITAAYRRPEPEALAPLLHLARVPHSVGADIQALALRLADTLRHRKAAGGRAGIVQGLLQEFALSSQEGVALMCLAEALLRIPDAATRDALIRDKISTGDWEPHLGKSPSLFVNAATWGLLLTGKLVATHSERGLSAALRKLTAKGGEPLIRKGVDMAMRMMGEQFVTGETIAQALANARPLEAQGFRYSYDMLGEAALTAQDAARYMQSYVDAIHAIGKASNGRGVYEGPGISIKLSALHPRYSRAQHARVMDELYPVVLQLVELARGYDIGLNIDAEEADRLELSLDLLERLCHAPSLAGWNGIGFVIQAYQKRCPFVIDFCVDLARRSGHRLMVRLVKGAYWDSEIKRAQVDGLADYPVYTRKSHTDVSYIACARKLLAAPEAVYPQFATHNAQTLATIYQLADPATYQPGQYEFQCLHGMGEPLYEQVVGPLAAGKLGRPCRIYAPVGTHETLLAYLVRRLLENGANTSFVNRVADATLPLEALVGNPVATVDADTAAEGRAALPHPRIPLPRQLYGPRRANSAGLDLSSEDVLRTLDAALAASAGQQWHAAPIIDGPVAGGATTAVRNPAQHAAVVGQVQEAAEADVDTALQAAQSALPAWSGVAPAERAAALRRAADLLEDSTVPLLGLLMREAGKTAANAIAEVREAVDFLRYYAVQTAEHFDNATHRPLGPVVCISPWNFPLAIFLGQVAAALAAGNTVLAKPAEQTPLVAAEAVRLLHQAGVPAGAVQLLPGRGETVGARLVGDARVMGVMFTGSTDVARLLQRSVAGRLDANGRPIPLIAETGGQNAMIVDSSALVEQVVVDVVASAFDSAGQRCSALRVLCVQEDAADRVIAMLQGAMAELHVGNPGALAVDVGPVIDEEARAGIEQHISALRAQGRRVFQQGVAGEVAAAGTFVAPTLIELNSIAELQREVFGPVLHVVRYARERMDALLDQINATGYGLTQGLHTRIDETVERVVQRAHAGNVYVNRNMVGAVVGVQPFGGEGLSGTGPKAGGPLYLLRLLSQHPAGAAQAAIASTATVAPDAQARTALQPTLHALAEWAHAGGRTALVAACAALGQSSVAGLSATLPGPTGERNQYTLAPRARTLCLAASDGDRLAQLAAILAVGGTAVWPQHEAAALRGQLPATVQERIALVSDWQDGAVALDAVLHHGDADSLRRVCAAVAQRPGAIVGVTGLAPGATDIPLERLVIERALSVNTAAAGGNASLMTMA
- a CDS encoding Lrp/AsnC ligand binding domain-containing protein; the protein is MAIEQNDLDRIDRKILKILQEDGRIANLKLAESVALSPTAVLARVQRLTRDGYILGYEARLNPLKLGAGMLVFVEVLLDRTTPNVFDEFKAAVQVHPAIMECHMVAGGFDYLLKTRSADMTAYREFAGNVLWQLPGVRETRTYAVMEEVKHSTHLHLG
- a CDS encoding Bax inhibitor-1/YccA family protein, with the translated sequence MNTEVTNYGSAGYGISQEQRHKVLRNTYWLLALSLLPTVLGAWIGVSTGITQSLRGGVGLIVFLGGAFGFMFAIEKTKNSAAGVPVLLAFTFFMGLMLSRLIGMVLGFKNGADLIMTAFAGTAGVFFVMASLASVIKRDLSGMGKWLFVGAMVLMVGAIINVFVGSSAGMMAISVAAIGIFSAYMLYDLKQILDGGETNYISATLALYLDIFNVFQSLLALLGIMGGERD
- a CDS encoding heme-binding protein, coding for MKTKPVIELSDVKKIAAAAEAEALQNQWAVTIAIVDDGGHLLWLQRLDGAAATSAGIAPAKAHTAALARRESKAFEDIINNGRTAFLTAPGIEGLLEGGVPIMKDGQCLGAVGVSGVKSTEDAQIARAGIAALGL
- the hemP gene encoding hemin uptake protein HemP; protein product: MQATLTANPSASFLGASSFDGQAAGLQGRDGSPAATVDSKSLLQGQKTVSIFHNGSVYRLQATKLGKLILTK
- a CDS encoding biopolymer transporter ExbD, whose amino-acid sequence is MAFGTQDDADEVMNEINMTPLVDVMLVLLIIFIITVPVMKHAVPVDLPKASNQREDIKPETIRLSVTADGKYHWNETTITDEELEPRLKAEAVKDPQPDLHIRGDKEVRYERVAQAMSAAQRAGVRKIGFVTDPQ
- a CDS encoding MotA/TolQ/ExbB proton channel family protein — encoded protein: MESHFGIANVWIQGDFVTRAVAVLLLGMSLASWIVILIKALDIVKFKKHARAARDFWHSEDFAAGMNKLGQDPQNPFRHLALEGREATAHHRNTKAHLHDSLDVSDWVTRSLRNSIDEFTARLQSGLAILASVGSTAPFIGLFGTVWGIYHALVAIGTSGQSTIDKVAGPIGEALIMTALGLAVAIPAVLGYNALVRGNKSILNNLNSFAHDLHAYFVTGARVSAPGESKGLPIKKG
- a CDS encoding energy transducer TonB; this encodes MSQFDRYGSSGGLSRNAVIAGSVVVLHVAALWALQSGLLRRAAEVIVPAEVLSEFIAPPAPPAPPPPKPAPPPPPKPAPPKAAPRPAPMPVAVPSPAPAPNAPTGIVEPQPPAPPIEAPAAPPAPAPAPPAPPAPPKIELPSSDAAYLNNPKPTYPAISKRLGEQGKVVLRVLIGTDGLPQKVEINKSSGFERLDRQAQDAVMRWRFVPGKRNGVPETMWNLVPVNFVLE